One uncultured Flavobacterium sp. genomic region harbors:
- a CDS encoding sigma-70 family RNA polymerase sigma factor encodes MADLHIPDALLVKNYVEGNESALGTLIKRHESKIYGFIYSKISDRDISNDIFQDTFIKVIKTLKSNSYNEEGKFLPWVMRISHNLIVDHFRKTKKMPMYRETEEFSIFSIMSDDSLTIEGKMIVDQVEIDLKRLIEELPEDQKEVLVMRMYQDMSFKEISELTDVSINTALGRMRYALMNLRKIIDKHQIILTN; translated from the coding sequence ATGGCTGATCTGCATATTCCAGACGCTCTATTAGTAAAAAATTATGTCGAAGGCAATGAATCTGCTCTTGGTACATTAATAAAAAGACACGAATCTAAGATATATGGATTTATATATTCTAAGATTTCTGATAGAGATATTTCAAATGATATTTTTCAAGATACTTTCATTAAGGTAATCAAAACCTTAAAAAGTAATTCTTATAATGAAGAGGGGAAATTTTTGCCTTGGGTGATGCGTATTTCACATAATTTAATTGTAGATCACTTTCGCAAGACAAAAAAAATGCCAATGTATAGAGAAACCGAAGAGTTTTCGATTTTTTCTATAATGTCTGATGATTCTCTAACTATCGAAGGTAAAATGATTGTAGATCAGGTCGAAATCGACTTAAAAAGACTAATCGAAGAGTTACCAGAGGATCAAAAAGAGGTATTGGTGATGCGCATGTATCAGGACATGAGTTTTAAAGAAATCTCAGAACTGACAGATGTGAGCATCAATACAGCATTAGGAAGAATGCGTTATGCGCTAATGAATTTGAGAAAAATAATCGATAAACATCAAATTATTTTGACCAACTAA
- a CDS encoding glycoside hydrolase family 16 protein — protein MSKRIIINIIALLSLFLAVSCQKDDYAFGNLSAPSNLKVTAEIVGKTANAPNGDGSGMVKLVATANNAISYKYVFSDGTSENAPSGAFTKRFTKTGVNTYTVTIIATGKAGVATNTTLDVTVLSNFSDDEAVQFLTAGTSKKWYWSASEPGHLGVGQNDADAAKNFYPNYYAAGAFEKAGSPTSSCLYENVLTFSLDGGQLKYQLNNGGSTFFNAAFKSVGGGSGPDDACLAYDASGVKTVSLSPSESFVSKNPDHVTQTRGTMLNFSDGGFMGYYIGQSSYEILSITANRMVVRAVMGGNPGLAWYHIFTTTKPTQNPVTDYTKLVWSDEFNTDGAPDATKWGYDLGKGDNGWGNNEKQNYTNSATNVIVQGGNLKITAKKEASGGADYSSARLKTDGKFSFTYGKVEIKAKLPIGAGTWPALWMLGQNYATKPWPACGEIDMMEHVGNNQNVILATLHYPGHSGGNGNTGSKTIANVSTEFHVYKTIWSPSSVKIFVDDELIHSVPNDGSLPFNSDFFLILNVAMGGNLGGNIDPAFAQSSMEIDYVRVYQ, from the coding sequence ATGAGTAAAAGAATAATTATAAATATAATAGCATTACTGTCATTATTTCTGGCAGTAAGTTGCCAGAAAGATGATTATGCATTTGGTAATTTGTCAGCACCTTCAAATCTTAAAGTAACAGCCGAAATTGTAGGGAAAACTGCCAATGCTCCAAACGGAGACGGTTCAGGAATGGTAAAGCTGGTTGCAACCGCCAATAATGCTATTTCGTATAAATATGTATTTAGCGACGGAACTTCAGAAAATGCTCCAAGCGGCGCGTTTACCAAACGTTTTACCAAAACAGGAGTAAACACTTATACCGTTACTATTATTGCAACAGGAAAAGCCGGTGTAGCTACAAATACAACATTAGACGTTACTGTATTAAGTAATTTTAGCGATGACGAAGCCGTTCAGTTCTTAACAGCGGGAACTTCTAAAAAATGGTATTGGTCAGCCTCAGAACCCGGACATTTAGGAGTAGGACAAAATGATGCCGACGCTGCTAAAAATTTCTATCCAAACTATTATGCGGCAGGAGCTTTTGAAAAAGCAGGATCACCAACAAGCAGTTGTTTATACGAAAATGTACTGACATTCTCTCTTGACGGAGGACAATTGAAATATCAGTTAAACAATGGAGGATCAACCTTCTTTAATGCCGCATTCAAAAGCGTAGGAGGTGGCAGCGGGCCAGATGATGCTTGTTTAGCCTATGATGCAAGCGGAGTTAAAACCGTTTCATTAAGTCCATCAGAATCCTTTGTGTCCAAAAATCCGGATCATGTAACACAAACCAGAGGAACAATGTTAAACTTCTCTGATGGAGGATTTATGGGGTATTATATTGGTCAGAGTTCATACGAAATCTTGTCAATTACAGCAAACAGAATGGTTGTTAGAGCTGTTATGGGCGGAAATCCGGGCTTGGCGTGGTATCATATTTTTACCACGACAAAACCAACTCAAAATCCGGTAACAGATTATACAAAGCTCGTTTGGTCTGATGAATTCAATACAGATGGAGCACCAGATGCAACAAAATGGGGTTATGATTTAGGAAAAGGAGATAATGGCTGGGGCAATAATGAAAAACAGAATTATACCAACTCAGCAACAAATGTAATAGTTCAAGGCGGAAATTTGAAAATCACGGCTAAGAAAGAAGCTTCGGGCGGAGCAGATTATTCTTCGGCACGATTAAAAACTGATGGTAAATTTTCATTCACTTACGGAAAAGTCGAAATAAAAGCTAAACTTCCAATAGGAGCAGGAACCTGGCCGGCACTCTGGATGCTGGGGCAAAATTATGCTACAAAACCATGGCCGGCTTGCGGAGAGATAGATATGATGGAGCACGTAGGTAATAACCAGAATGTAATTTTAGCTACCCTTCATTATCCTGGACATTCAGGCGGAAATGGCAATACAGGTTCTAAAACAATAGCAAATGTTTCAACAGAATTTCATGTTTATAAAACAATTTGGAGTCCATCATCAGTCAAAATTTTTGTAGATGATGAGCTGATTCATTCAGTTCCTAATGACGGTTCTCTTCCATTTAATAGTGATTTTTTCTTAATTCTAAATGTTGCGATGGGAGGTAATCTGGGCGGTAATATTGATCCCGCTTTTGCACAATCTTCAATGGAAATTGATTATGTGAGAGTATATCAATAG
- a CDS encoding glycoside hydrolase family 16 protein produces the protein MQKVIVLLMITSFGFAQEVKRKLVWEENFNKKEVNESVWNFEVGDGCPDLCGFGNNERQIYTKTNHEFKDGNLIIEARKEGNKYTSTKITTKGKKEFLYGRIEARAKLPIGHGLWPAFWMLGANIDTVKWPKTGEIDILEYIGRDPHMVYTTLHTQDSHGNSVNTKKTVFPNIEEGYHVYAIEWTKEKIDFFVDKTVVYTFNPQVKNEDTWPFDKPFYIVLNLAIGGNFGGPEVDDNILPQKFYIDYVRVYQ, from the coding sequence ATGCAAAAAGTAATTGTATTGTTAATGATCACCAGTTTTGGTTTTGCCCAGGAAGTAAAACGAAAACTTGTCTGGGAAGAAAATTTTAATAAAAAGGAAGTAAACGAATCTGTATGGAATTTTGAAGTAGGAGACGGTTGCCCTGATCTTTGTGGTTTCGGAAACAACGAAAGACAGATTTATACCAAAACAAATCACGAATTTAAAGATGGAAATTTAATTATCGAAGCCCGAAAAGAAGGAAATAAATACACCTCTACAAAAATAACCACAAAAGGAAAGAAAGAATTTTTATATGGCCGAATAGAAGCCAGAGCAAAATTACCAATTGGTCATGGTTTATGGCCGGCCTTCTGGATGTTAGGCGCCAATATTGATACCGTAAAATGGCCCAAAACAGGAGAAATAGATATTCTGGAATATATTGGCCGCGATCCGCATATGGTATATACAACCTTGCACACACAAGACAGTCACGGAAATTCAGTTAATACCAAAAAAACGGTCTTTCCTAATATAGAAGAAGGATATCATGTATATGCTATTGAATGGACAAAAGAAAAAATTGATTTTTTTGTGGATAAAACAGTAGTTTATACTTTCAATCCTCAAGTTAAAAACGAAGATACATGGCCATTTGATAAACCATTTTATATTGTACTAAATTTAGCCATAGGAGGAAATTTTGGAGGCCCTGAAGTCGATGATAATATACTCCCTCAAAAGTTTTATATAGACTATGTACGTGTTTATCAATAA